The genomic interval TCTTCTAACGATGATATTTACGTGGTTATTGATGCGTCGATTAACCAATCAACGTCTCCTACAATGGTTGGGGATTTTGTTGTATCAATTTAATGGCTACCACTTCATTGTGATGTATTCTCGTGTTGCGATTGGTGAAGCAATTGGATATATGGTATTACCTCTGGTATTACTAGGATTGATTGATATCTGGCACCAACGTAAGTGGGGGTGGGTAACGTTAGGGATAGCTATGGCAATTGTGGCGAATGGTCATGTATTGTCATTGATTTTATGCACAATGATGGTTGTTGTGTTTGAGTTGTATCGTTTGATGACGAAAAAAATGTCTTGGTCTGAAATTTGGCAATTGGTAAAAGGTGCCATGCTAGCCGTTGTATTAGCCGGCTATTCATTGTTCACTATCTTTCAAATTGTGACACAAAACACACTAACGCCACCCACCGTACGTTGGACTACGATGACACCCCTAAACTACATCATCGTTACCGCAACCAATGATTTTAAGGAATATCGTGACACAACGATGGGCTTGGTTATTGGTGTATTGTTAATTTTGTTTTTAGTACTAGCCTTGAAGCAAAAAGAAGGTCGCTGGCGTCGTTGGATCATTGCGGCTAACGTAGTATTGATGGGCTGCTTTAATTTCATTTATTGGCCGGGGATGGTTAACACACCATTAGGAACAATCCAATTTAGTATGCGCTTCTTGATGTTCTCAGGCTTATTCTTAGCTGTTGGAATTGTGATGTATTATCAGGAACATGCATTAACGAACAAACGTCGTCATTGGGTAATTATCACAATGGTTGCCGTGACATTAGGAAGTTTAATCGGAATGATTCGACATGATCGTAAAAATTATGATTACTTGAAACGTGTTACGCCAAGTACGTATGCTAACTGGATTAGTTGTAATCATAGTCGCGACTATGTTGTGCTAGACGATAAGTTTAAGCGACGTGACCATGATATTTCGACAGAACAAGGGCGTAAGGCACTTAATTCTGCGACAATGTATGATCCTAAAATTCGTCAAAAATTTACCTACAAGGGAAGCACGTTCGATTCCGTGGCTTGGGCACAAGAAACAAAGATGACGGGGATGACTAAATTACCTGTTGTTGGGTACAAGGGTGTAAAGTACAAGGTTCTAGTGAATGGCAAAGAAGTTAAGTTTGAATGTAAAGAAGGTCACTTGTTTGTACCGCTAACAAAGGGACATAACGATATTGCTGTCTCAGCTCGTTAGAGCTATTGTGTAAAAAATAATTAATAAAAGCGAGCTCCTTAGGGAGCTCGCTATTTCTTTTGTCTTAGTTTAAAGACCGCCATCTGTTCAATAGCTATTAATGCCTGCTAGATGGCACTTTTTTAAAGTTAGCGGTATAATATGCATAGATAAAGTTCACATGAAATGAAACGGGGAGAGTCACTTGATTCTCCCCCTTTCGTGTAGATATAAACAATTTGAAGAGGAATAAACATGAAATTAATTGTCGGTTTGGGTAACATCGGTCGTGAATACGAAAACACACGCCACAACATTGGATTTATGGCATTAGATGCTTTAGCAGAACGCGAAAGTTTAACTTTTAAGATGGACAGTGCGCACCATGCAATGGTTGCAGACTGGCGTTACAAGGGTGAAAAGATGTTGTTGGTTAAGCCAACAACATACATGAATGAGTCTGGACGTGCAGTTGGACCGTTGATGAAGTATTACGATTTGGAAAATGAAGATGTCTTGGTCATTCATGATGACATGGATATGGATCTAGGTCGTCTACGTATTCGCGCAACTGGTTCAGCTGGCGGACACAATGGTATTAAGAGTTTGATTCAAGCGCTAGGAACGAAGGAATTTACACGTCTAAAGTTTGGTATCTCACATCCTAAGCATGAAAGCCAAGCTGTTATCGACTTTGTACTAGGGAAGTTTACAAAGGATGAAATGCCAGAAGTGATGACAGGAATTGATCGTACAATTGAAATTATTGAAGGATTCGGAGCCGGTGAAGAAGCACAAAAGCTAATGAATCGTTTTAACTAGTAACGGGGGTTACTATTGGGAGGGAATTATGCAACTGATTGACTTAATTGCGCAAAATGAAGACTTACAAACATTAGCGCAAGCATTGCCTGAAGGTGGGCGACATGTTATTTCTGGACTGACTGGAACAGCACGTACAACCTATCTAGGGGCTTTGCATAAACAGGTCGCAGGACCAACACTATTAATTGCGGATAATGCGTATCATGCAGATCAAATTTTTGAAGATTTGGTCGGTTTATTAGGAGAGTCATCAGTTTATATCTTCCCAACTGAAGATACACTTGCGACAGAAACAGCTTTAACATCACCAGATGTATTGATTGCGCGTGTTGGCGCATTACACGCGTTACGTCACCAAGCAGATGCAATCATTGTGACGTCTACGAGTGGTGTGCAACGTTATTTGCCACCAGTTGACATGTTTGATGCTGCTGCATTGACGATTGACTTCGACCATGAATTTGAACTCTCAGAATTACAGAGTCAATTCATGGAGATGGGCTATCAAAAGACGGCGGCTGTTGAACAAGCGGGTGAATTTGCGGTTCGTGGATCAATCGTCGACGTCTTTCCAATGGATGCTGCATATCCAGTCCGAATGGACTTCTTTGATACTGAACTAGATTCATTACGTTCGTTTGATATTGCGACCCAACGAAGCCAGGATAACTTGGAAAACGTGACGATTTTACCGGCAACGGATTTAATTGCGGACGCAGGACGCCGCCAAGCGTTTACAACTGATTTGGAATTGATGCTAACTGAGCAACGTGATGCATTAGAAGGAGCAGCGAAGCGCCATCTAACCGAAGGTGTACAACCTTTGTTAGATATGTTGGCAGACAACCAGATGCCAGGGGCTGTACGCGCATATTTGGATGTCCTATATCCAGAGCAAATCAGTATTTTGGATTATCTACCGACTGATGGAGTGGCAATTTTCGATGATTATCCACGTGCATTAGAGAATGCTGCACAATTTGAAGTCGAAAATAAAGAATGGTTATCAGAACAAGCGGAATCTGGCCTTGTTTTGCAACCTAAGTCATTCGGACTAAAGTTGGCAGAGTTAGCCCGTGATGTGAAACAAGCCAGCGTGATTACGACGACGCTGCAACGTGGAATTGGTAATTTACGTCAAACAAGTTTGACAAACGTCACTGTGCGACCAGCCCAACAATTCTTTGGGCAAATGCCATTGTTGAAGAACGATGTGAGTCGTTGGCAGAAACAAGGATATACAATCTTGTTTTTGGCTAACACACCTGAACGTGTTGAGAAAACAGAAGGCACATTAAATGATTTTGGTGTTGCAACCAATGCTGTGGCAGCTGATGCTTTAGTGACTGAGCGTACGCAAGTGACCGAATTAGCATTGAGTGCTGGATTTGAATGGCCAGCCCAAAAAATGATGGTGGTCACAGAACGTGAACTCTTCCAACAAGTGAAGAAGAAAGCGCCACGTCGACAAACTTTATCTAACGCTGAGCGTATTAAGAGTTACAACGAATTAAACGTCGGTGACTATGTTGTACACACAAACCACGGTATTGGTATCTATGAGGGGATGGAAACCATTGAACGTAATGGGGTTAAACAAGACTACATTACGATTGGTTTCCAAAAAGATGCAAAAATCTTTATTCCGGTGACACAACTAGATCTTGTCCAAAAGTACGTTGGTGCAGCAGAAAAAGCGCCTAAGATTAATAAATTAGGTGGAACTGAATGGCAGAAGACAAAGGCTAAGGTTGCCAAGAAGGTTGAAGATATTGCGGATGACCTATTAGCACTTTATGCTGAACGTGAATTACGTAAAGGATTTGCTTTTAGTCCTGATGGTGATGCACAACAACGTTTCGAAGCAGCCTTTCCATATGCTGAAACACCAGACCAAAGCCGCTCAACAGAAGAAATTAAGCGTGATATGGAGAAGAAACGTCCCATGGATCGTTTGTTGATAGGTGACGTTGGGTTTGGAAAGACAGAAGTGGCAATGCGTGCAAGTTTCAAGGCGGTCAATGATCATAAGCAAGTTGCTGTGTTGGGCCCAACGACCATCCTTGCGCAACAACACTATGAATCATTTGTCAGCCGCTTCGCGGGAACAGATGCAAAGATTGGTGTTTTGTCACGATTCCAAAGCACAAAGCACCGTCGTGAAACGCTAGAAGCGTTGGCGCTCGGTGAAATTGATGTCGTCATTGGCACACATCGCCTATTGTCTAAGGATGTTCAGTTCTCAGACCTAGGACTATTGATTGTCGATGAAGAACAACGTTTTGGTGTGAAACACAAAGAACGTTTGAAGGAATTACAAGCGAACGTCGATGTTTTAACATTAACGGCGACACCAATTCCGCGTACATTAAATATGTCGATGGTTGGGGTACGTGACTTGTCTGTTATTGAAACACCGCCGGCTAATCGTTACCCAATTCAAACTTATGTGATTGAACAAAACGGTCAAACGATTGCGAGTGGAATTGAGCGTGAGTTGTCACGT from Weissella ceti carries:
- the pth gene encoding aminoacyl-tRNA hydrolase, producing the protein MKLIVGLGNIGREYENTRHNIGFMALDALAERESLTFKMDSAHHAMVADWRYKGEKMLLVKPTTYMNESGRAVGPLMKYYDLENEDVLVIHDDMDMDLGRLRIRATGSAGGHNGIKSLIQALGTKEFTRLKFGISHPKHESQAVIDFVLGKFTKDEMPEVMTGIDRTIEIIEGFGAGEEAQKLMNRFN
- the mfd gene encoding transcription-repair coupling factor, with translation MQLIDLIAQNEDLQTLAQALPEGGRHVISGLTGTARTTYLGALHKQVAGPTLLIADNAYHADQIFEDLVGLLGESSVYIFPTEDTLATETALTSPDVLIARVGALHALRHQADAIIVTSTSGVQRYLPPVDMFDAAALTIDFDHEFELSELQSQFMEMGYQKTAAVEQAGEFAVRGSIVDVFPMDAAYPVRMDFFDTELDSLRSFDIATQRSQDNLENVTILPATDLIADAGRRQAFTTDLELMLTEQRDALEGAAKRHLTEGVQPLLDMLADNQMPGAVRAYLDVLYPEQISILDYLPTDGVAIFDDYPRALENAAQFEVENKEWLSEQAESGLVLQPKSFGLKLAELARDVKQASVITTTLQRGIGNLRQTSLTNVTVRPAQQFFGQMPLLKNDVSRWQKQGYTILFLANTPERVEKTEGTLNDFGVATNAVAADALVTERTQVTELALSAGFEWPAQKMMVVTERELFQQVKKKAPRRQTLSNAERIKSYNELNVGDYVVHTNHGIGIYEGMETIERNGVKQDYITIGFQKDAKIFIPVTQLDLVQKYVGAAEKAPKINKLGGTEWQKTKAKVAKKVEDIADDLLALYAERELRKGFAFSPDGDAQQRFEAAFPYAETPDQSRSTEEIKRDMEKKRPMDRLLIGDVGFGKTEVAMRASFKAVNDHKQVAVLGPTTILAQQHYESFVSRFAGTDAKIGVLSRFQSTKHRRETLEALALGEIDVVIGTHRLLSKDVQFSDLGLLIVDEEQRFGVKHKERLKELQANVDVLTLTATPIPRTLNMSMVGVRDLSVIETPPANRYPIQTYVIEQNGQTIASGIERELSRGGQVFYLHNRVDDIEKTVDYIQTLAPEARVTYVHGQMTETQLEGVLVDFINGEYDVLVTTTIIETGVDIPNANTLFVENADHMGLSQLYQLRGRVGRSNNLAYAYFMYPGTRSLSEESEKRLEAIRDFTELGSGFKIAMRDLSIRGAGDLLGQSQHGFINTVGYDLYMQMLNEAVEAKRGKKQVEKTDAELDLQVQAYLPQDYISDGPQKIEIYQRIRKSNKPEEFAEIVDDLFDRFGELPETVEALIEVGQLKANADYAMITQMKRPRQNLNQVVMSFDEKFVDMAMVQNALKKAHMPGQVKQINQLELVVPIQAAQSELEWLKMLNSFAAELRTIRTKEK
- a CDS encoding YfhO family protein; amino-acid sequence: MFDVKYKEVIHKSIMSMLVIMMLAFLSTYVVFFGQYFDSSADGLFHMSRFESVYQSFAAGQWPSRFNFIGFDNQGSVISGMYPWITSLIFILPRFIAEPFTALAIGFFIMNLLTMIFTWLLMRRLTNQRLLQWLGILLYQFNGYHFIVMYSRVAIGEAIGYMVLPLVLLGLIDIWHQRKWGWVTLGIAMAIVANGHVLSLILCTMMVVVFELYRLMTKKMSWSEIWQLVKGAMLAVVLAGYSLFTIFQIVTQNTLTPPTVRWTTMTPLNYIIVTATNDFKEYRDTTMGLVIGVLLILFLVLALKQKEGRWRRWIIAANVVLMGCFNFIYWPGMVNTPLGTIQFSMRFLMFSGLFLAVGIVMYYQEHALTNKRRHWVIITMVAVTLGSLIGMIRHDRKNYDYLKRVTPSTYANWISCNHSRDYVVLDDKFKRRDHDISTEQGRKALNSATMYDPKIRQKFTYKGSTFDSVAWAQETKMTGMTKLPVVGYKGVKYKVLVNGKEVKFECKEGHLFVPLTKGHNDIAVSAR